A single Phytohabitans houttuyneae DNA region contains:
- a CDS encoding cupin domain-containing protein: MPVIRHAQSRRTETPNAVMTTLASPTQGGAGQAVWRVDMRPGQSGPLHAIDTEQVWTVLGGAAVIEVGDQAHTVEPGDTVVIPADTPRRVRTRPADGLVALVVAPAGMRAYTLDGTAVAPTCAVPDADKLIPAWVV; encoded by the coding sequence ATGCCTGTCATCCGCCACGCCCAGAGCCGCCGCACCGAGACGCCGAACGCCGTCATGACCACGCTGGCCTCCCCGACACAGGGCGGCGCCGGGCAGGCCGTGTGGCGGGTGGACATGCGACCCGGCCAGTCGGGCCCGCTGCACGCCATCGACACCGAGCAGGTCTGGACCGTGCTGGGCGGCGCCGCCGTCATCGAGGTCGGCGACCAGGCCCACACCGTCGAGCCGGGCGACACGGTGGTGATCCCCGCCGACACGCCCCGGCGCGTGCGCACGCGGCCCGCGGACGGGTTGGTCGCGCTCGTCGTGGCGCCGGCCGGCATGCGGGCGTACACCCTGGACGGCACCGCCGTCGCACCGACCTGCGCCGTTCCGGACGCCGACAAGCTCATCCCGGCCTGGGTGGTCTAA
- a CDS encoding MarR family winged helix-turn-helix transcriptional regulator, whose translation MSTDPPGFELPLQLFQGFRALIDDMHAELARQGHPDMRPMHGFVLQAIGRGGTNAVRLGRRLGVSKQAAAKHIDTLERLGYVRREPDPADARSRIVLLTERGVDALTRSARIFDELRARWAVVLGDERLRALEADLRKVAPRSGFPLDIPGWFGGQ comes from the coding sequence GTGTCAACTGACCCGCCCGGCTTCGAGCTGCCGCTGCAGCTGTTCCAGGGCTTCCGCGCGCTGATCGACGACATGCACGCCGAGCTGGCCCGCCAGGGGCACCCGGACATGCGCCCGATGCACGGGTTCGTCCTGCAGGCGATCGGGCGGGGCGGCACAAACGCCGTGCGGCTCGGCCGCAGGCTCGGCGTCTCCAAGCAGGCGGCCGCCAAGCACATCGACACGCTCGAACGTCTCGGCTACGTCAGGCGCGAGCCCGACCCCGCAGACGCGCGGAGCAGGATCGTGCTGCTCACCGAGCGCGGCGTCGACGCGCTGACGCGATCCGCGCGGATCTTCGACGAGCTGCGCGCCCGATGGGCGGTGGTGCTGGGGGATGAGCGCCTGCGCGCGCTGGAGGCCGACCTTCGCAAGGTCGCGCCGCGCAGCGGCTTTCCGCTGGACATCCCCGGCTGGTTCGGCGGCCAGTGA